A single genomic interval of Alteromonas sp. CI.11.F.A3 harbors:
- the apt gene encoding adenine phosphoribosyltransferase, translating into MTAQYIKSVVKTVPDYPKPGILFRDVTSVLEDHKAFSSCIALLLEEFQDMGFNKVAGTEARGFLFGAPLAIEMGIGFVPVRKPNKLPREVVSETYDLEYGTDTLEIHKDAIQPGDKVLLIDDLLATGGTIEASAKLIRTLGGTIEHAGFVIGLPELGGREKLTAMGIKSFTLCEFDGE; encoded by the coding sequence GTGACTGCACAGTATATAAAATCAGTTGTTAAAACCGTTCCTGACTATCCAAAGCCAGGTATTTTATTTAGAGATGTTACTAGCGTACTAGAAGACCATAAGGCTTTCAGTAGTTGTATCGCATTGTTGCTTGAAGAATTCCAAGACATGGGATTCAACAAAGTAGCAGGAACCGAAGCGCGCGGATTTTTATTCGGCGCACCACTGGCCATTGAGATGGGCATTGGTTTTGTTCCAGTAAGAAAACCCAACAAATTACCCCGTGAAGTGGTGAGTGAAACCTACGATCTTGAATACGGTACCGATACGTTGGAAATTCACAAAGATGCTATCCAGCCAGGCGATAAAGTGTTACTTATCGACGATCTGCTAGCAACGGGCGGTACCATCGAAGCATCAGCAAAGCTAATCCGTACATTAGGCGGCACCATTGAACATGCTGGCTTTGTTATCGGATTACCTGAACTAGGTGGCCGTGAAAAGCTAACCGCGATGGGTATTAAAAGCTTCACGCTTTGTGAGTTCGACGGCGAATAA
- the dnaX gene encoding DNA polymerase III subunit gamma/tau has product MSYQVLARKWRPGKFSELVGQEHVVSAISNALDNDRLHHAYLFTGTRGVGKTTIARIFSKSLNCEEGQGSNPCGQCNTCKEIEQGNYVDLLEIDAASRTKVEDTRELLDNVQYKPTRGRYKVYLIDEVHMLSKHSFNALLKTLEEPPPHVKFLLATTDPQKLPITILSRCLQFNLKALSREQIVGQLNHILEQETLPFEPQALALLARAAQGSMRDALSLTDQAIAQGGNAVNASVVTDMLGLMDKNQLVKLLHAVVSKTPADVMQLVQDMSEQAPDYDHVLAELGSTLHQIALTQWVPEACKLETTSAKAIYQLAKSISAEQVQLLYQIALQGRKDLPFSSDGRSALEMTLMRMMTFAPSTPLADAPSEIAGGTVDSSLPIASAEKKTLISEPEAQSTTSAASSFNPESAEGAKSQSHEESTEAGSASAGEEVSNNKQDAESANVLDAATAIDETAHAQTDVNFSSSDVADSTASQITPSEQETSVYEKEVHNEVASQSGASFEQAEQSQQVAHSKDGQPSGASQPTANNQPSVDDLPSVDDRPSSNEPPSKEDGQQTQSLSPVHTSSDSAPFNDMPPADAYMDDMPPPYDDDSESSFMPPDFADAQLSNAPLSDESADSQTTPKSTPTPEAQLTSTADMLALRQRLKQKRDESAEQAAKKPEATNETTSFVDRMSKASSQGSLAPSSEGQGDEQFKGEPDEAAASVETSYNNAAPAIASATEPSSSATSNSNVDSDTNLSAGANTTSNVSTQNHSDMPPWDTGVQHNDEPFAANANEHDTRIDSPMPDAPQYGGNSEPAYNETQQTESAGNEASHTESVDHEPGPNEAHNEFSAEPLNQFTSEYQGKLAAYLDDGSKLVHASQIDKWSNDVEQMPIAGLLKQLVLHASFLRNDQGITLEIDNSQAHLLKDSAKQQLLDVLHHSFGEGENINITLGSPNQTPYALQQDIIAMRQAHAQSVVHTDETIQALLSAFDASIVTDSVKAR; this is encoded by the coding sequence ATGAGTTATCAGGTATTAGCACGTAAATGGCGCCCGGGTAAGTTTAGTGAACTCGTAGGGCAGGAACATGTTGTTTCAGCTATTTCGAATGCGTTAGATAACGACCGCTTGCACCACGCGTACCTATTTACAGGTACGCGAGGGGTAGGTAAAACCACCATTGCTCGTATATTTTCCAAAAGTTTAAACTGCGAAGAGGGGCAGGGGTCTAACCCTTGTGGTCAATGTAATACCTGTAAAGAAATTGAGCAGGGTAATTATGTTGATTTGCTTGAAATTGATGCGGCATCACGCACGAAGGTAGAAGATACCCGAGAGTTGCTTGATAACGTTCAATACAAGCCTACCCGCGGCCGGTATAAAGTGTACCTTATTGATGAAGTACACATGCTTTCTAAGCACAGCTTTAACGCGTTACTAAAAACGCTAGAAGAGCCACCGCCTCACGTTAAGTTTCTACTGGCTACCACCGATCCACAAAAGCTCCCTATTACTATTTTATCCCGATGCTTACAGTTTAATCTAAAAGCATTGTCGCGAGAGCAAATAGTAGGGCAGCTCAATCATATTCTAGAGCAAGAAACCTTACCCTTCGAGCCGCAGGCGCTAGCGCTGTTAGCCCGCGCTGCACAGGGGAGTATGCGTGATGCCTTAAGCTTAACCGACCAAGCCATTGCACAAGGTGGTAATGCGGTTAACGCATCAGTGGTCACCGACATGCTTGGTTTAATGGATAAAAACCAGCTTGTGAAGTTATTGCATGCGGTGGTAAGTAAAACGCCAGCCGATGTTATGCAACTGGTTCAGGATATGTCGGAACAAGCACCTGATTACGATCATGTGCTTGCAGAGCTAGGCAGCACGCTACATCAAATAGCGCTAACCCAATGGGTGCCTGAAGCCTGCAAATTAGAAACAACTTCGGCCAAAGCTATTTACCAACTTGCTAAATCAATTTCTGCTGAACAAGTGCAATTGTTATATCAAATTGCGCTGCAAGGAAGAAAGGACTTACCTTTCTCATCAGACGGCAGGAGCGCATTAGAAATGACCTTAATGCGTATGATGACATTTGCACCTAGTACGCCGTTAGCCGATGCGCCTTCAGAAATAGCTGGTGGTACGGTTGATAGCTCGTTGCCTATTGCATCGGCGGAAAAAAAAACACTAATTTCTGAGCCAGAAGCGCAAAGTACGACTTCTGCCGCTAGCTCTTTTAATCCTGAAAGTGCTGAAGGCGCGAAAAGCCAATCACATGAAGAAAGTACAGAAGCTGGGTCAGCGTCAGCCGGTGAAGAGGTTTCCAACAACAAACAAGATGCTGAAAGTGCTAATGTTCTAGATGCAGCAACTGCTATTGATGAAACCGCCCACGCGCAAACTGATGTGAATTTCTCTTCTTCTGATGTAGCAGATTCAACCGCTTCGCAGATTACTCCCTCTGAACAAGAAACTTCAGTTTATGAAAAAGAGGTGCATAACGAAGTCGCTTCTCAATCGGGAGCGTCTTTTGAACAGGCAGAGCAGTCCCAGCAGGTAGCGCATTCTAAAGATGGCCAGCCTTCAGGTGCCTCTCAGCCTACAGCAAATAATCAACCTTCAGTAGATGATCTGCCTTCAGTAGATGATCGGCCTTCAAGTAATGAGCCACCTTCAAAAGAAGATGGTCAGCAAACCCAAAGCTTGTCACCAGTGCATACATCTTCAGACTCGGCACCGTTTAATGATATGCCGCCTGCTGATGCTTACATGGACGATATGCCACCGCCTTACGATGACGATAGTGAGTCGTCATTTATGCCGCCTGATTTTGCCGATGCTCAGCTTTCAAATGCACCGCTATCAGATGAAAGTGCTGATTCTCAAACTACGCCCAAGTCAACGCCCACGCCAGAGGCACAGCTGACATCGACGGCTGATATGCTCGCGCTACGGCAGCGATTAAAGCAAAAGCGTGATGAAAGCGCAGAACAAGCTGCGAAAAAGCCTGAAGCGACGAACGAAACTACTAGTTTTGTAGATAGAATGAGTAAGGCTTCAAGCCAAGGCTCACTTGCCCCTTCTAGTGAAGGCCAAGGTGATGAGCAATTTAAAGGCGAGCCTGACGAAGCTGCTGCTTCCGTCGAGACTTCATATAACAACGCTGCACCGGCTATTGCATCGGCAACTGAGCCTTCGAGTTCTGCTACTTCAAATTCAAACGTAGATTCAGACACAAATTTAAGCGCTGGCGCTAACACTACCTCTAACGTTAGCACTCAAAATCATAGCGATATGCCCCCGTGGGATACCGGTGTGCAACATAATGATGAGCCGTTTGCAGCCAACGCTAATGAGCACGATACTCGTATTGATTCACCAATGCCTGACGCGCCGCAGTATGGCGGCAATAGTGAGCCTGCTTATAACGAAACACAGCAAACCGAATCAGCAGGTAACGAAGCATCGCATACCGAATCTGTAGATCATGAACCAGGGCCAAACGAAGCCCATAATGAATTTAGTGCTGAGCCATTAAATCAATTTACTAGTGAGTATCAAGGTAAGCTAGCCGCTTATCTAGATGATGGTAGTAAGCTTGTTCATGCGAGCCAAATTGATAAGTGGAGCAATGATGTAGAGCAAATGCCTATTGCAGGTTTACTTAAACAATTGGTGCTTCATGCTTCTTTTTTGCGAAATGATCAGGGTATAACGCTTGAAATTGATAACAGTCAGGCGCATCTACTAAAAGACAGTGCAAAACAACAGTTGCTTGATGTATTGCATCATAGTTTTGGCGAAGGGGAGAACATTAACATCACCCTTGGTTCGCCAAATCAAACGCCTTATGCGTTGCAACAAGACATTATTGCTATGCGCCAAGCGCATGCACAATCGGTGGTACATACCGACGAAACGATACAAGCGTTGTTATCAGCGTTCGACGCATCAATAGTGACCGACTCGGTTAAAGCGCGATAG